Proteins from a genomic interval of Syngnathus typhle isolate RoL2023-S1 ecotype Sweden linkage group LG15, RoL_Styp_1.0, whole genome shotgun sequence:
- the arfip2b gene encoding arfaptin-2b isoform X3: MMSKAATVEIPINSNGDMSTLAEDDSLEQATKRQWHLDEKDLQQVMVSGPNLNETSIVSGGYGGSPQGVVIPTGSIKGSGSSAADEAARGVAAEKLDSVKKWGLNTYKCTKQMISERFGRGSRTVDLELEAQIELLRDTKRKYESVLRLARALTDHFYNMVQTQQALGDTFADLSQKSPELRDEFGYNAETQKLLCHNGETLLGAINFFVCSINTLVNKTMEDTLMTIKMFENARLEFDAYRSDLEELSLGPRDAAAVARIDAAQRHYQVQKDKYERLRSDVCVKLKFLEENKVKVMHKQLLLFHNAISAYFAGNQQQLQQTLEHFNIKLKPPGADKPSWLEES, encoded by the exons ATGATGAGCAAAGCGGCCACCGTGGAGATCCCCATCAACAGCAACGGTGACATGAGCACGCTAGCGGAGGACGATAGCCTGGAGCAG GCGACAAAGCGGCAGTGGCATTTAGATGAGAAG GACCTGCAGCAGGTGATGGTATCGGGTCCGAACCTCAACGAGACCAGCATTGTGTCGGGCGGCTACGGCGGTTCGCCACAGGGCGTCGTCATCCCCACCGGATCCATCAAAG GTTCTGGATCGTCCGCGGCGGATGAGGCCGCCCGAGGCGTGGCGGCGGAGAAGCTGGATAGCGTCAAGAAATGGGGTCTCAACACTTACAAG TGCACCAAGCAGATGATCTCGGAACGTTTTGGGCGCGGCTCGCGGACGGTGGACCTCGAGCTGGAGGCGCAGATCGAGCTACTGCGGGACACCAAGCGCAAATACGAGAGCGTGCTGAGACTGGCCCGAGCGCTGACCGATCATTTCTACAACATGGTGCAGACGCAGCAGGCGCTGGGCGACACCTTCGCCGACCTGAGTCAAAAGTCGCCGGAGCTTCGG GACGAGTTTGGCTACAACGCCGAAACGCAAAAGCTGCTGTGCCACAACGGCGAGACTCTGCTCGGCGCCATCAACTTCTTTGTGTGCAGCATCAACACCCTGGTCAACAAGACCATGGAGGACACGCTCATGACCATCAAGATGTTTGAAAATGCCAG GTTGGAATTCGACGCGTACCGCTCGGACCTGGAGGAGCTCAGCTTGGGGCCTCGGGATGCGGCGGCCGTGGCCCGCATAGACGCGGCGCAGCGGCACTACCAAGTCCAGAAAGACAAGTACGAACGACTGCGCTCGGACGTCTGCGTCAAACTCAAGTTCCTGGAGGAGAACAAG GTGAAGGTCATGCACAAGCAGCTGCTGCTCTTCCACAACGCCATCTCGGCGTACTTCGCCGGCAACCAACAGCAGCTGCAGCAAACGCTCGAGCACTTCAACATCAAGCTGAAGCCGCCCGGAGCCGACAAGCCGTCCTGGCTGGAGGAGTCGTGA
- the arfip2b gene encoding arfaptin-2b isoform X1 — MMSKAATVEIPINSNGDMSTLAEDDSLEQATKRQWHLDEKDLQQVMVSGPNLNETSIVSGGYGGSPQGVVIPTGSIKGPAVRYNPDFNKRIPVAGSGSSAADEAARGVAAEKLDSVKKWGLNTYKCTKQMISERFGRGSRTVDLELEAQIELLRDTKRKYESVLRLARALTDHFYNMVQTQQALGDTFADLSQKSPELRDEFGYNAETQKLLCHNGETLLGAINFFVCSINTLVNKTMEDTLMTIKMFENARLEFDAYRSDLEELSLGPRDAAAVARIDAAQRHYQVQKDKYERLRSDVCVKLKFLEENKVKVMHKQLLLFHNAISAYFAGNQQQLQQTLEHFNIKLKPPGADKPSWLEES; from the exons ATGATGAGCAAAGCGGCCACCGTGGAGATCCCCATCAACAGCAACGGTGACATGAGCACGCTAGCGGAGGACGATAGCCTGGAGCAG GCGACAAAGCGGCAGTGGCATTTAGATGAGAAG GACCTGCAGCAGGTGATGGTATCGGGTCCGAACCTCAACGAGACCAGCATTGTGTCGGGCGGCTACGGCGGTTCGCCACAGGGCGTCGTCATCCCCACCGGATCCATCAAAG GCCCGGCCGTGCGCTACAATCCCGACTTTAACAAACGGATCCCGGTCGCAG GTTCTGGATCGTCCGCGGCGGATGAGGCCGCCCGAGGCGTGGCGGCGGAGAAGCTGGATAGCGTCAAGAAATGGGGTCTCAACACTTACAAG TGCACCAAGCAGATGATCTCGGAACGTTTTGGGCGCGGCTCGCGGACGGTGGACCTCGAGCTGGAGGCGCAGATCGAGCTACTGCGGGACACCAAGCGCAAATACGAGAGCGTGCTGAGACTGGCCCGAGCGCTGACCGATCATTTCTACAACATGGTGCAGACGCAGCAGGCGCTGGGCGACACCTTCGCCGACCTGAGTCAAAAGTCGCCGGAGCTTCGG GACGAGTTTGGCTACAACGCCGAAACGCAAAAGCTGCTGTGCCACAACGGCGAGACTCTGCTCGGCGCCATCAACTTCTTTGTGTGCAGCATCAACACCCTGGTCAACAAGACCATGGAGGACACGCTCATGACCATCAAGATGTTTGAAAATGCCAG GTTGGAATTCGACGCGTACCGCTCGGACCTGGAGGAGCTCAGCTTGGGGCCTCGGGATGCGGCGGCCGTGGCCCGCATAGACGCGGCGCAGCGGCACTACCAAGTCCAGAAAGACAAGTACGAACGACTGCGCTCGGACGTCTGCGTCAAACTCAAGTTCCTGGAGGAGAACAAG GTGAAGGTCATGCACAAGCAGCTGCTGCTCTTCCACAACGCCATCTCGGCGTACTTCGCCGGCAACCAACAGCAGCTGCAGCAAACGCTCGAGCACTTCAACATCAAGCTGAAGCCGCCCGGAGCCGACAAGCCGTCCTGGCTGGAGGAGTCGTGA
- the arfip2b gene encoding arfaptin-2b isoform X2, producing MMSKAATVEIPINSNGDMSTLAEDDSLEQDLQQVMVSGPNLNETSIVSGGYGGSPQGVVIPTGSIKGPAVRYNPDFNKRIPVAGSGSSAADEAARGVAAEKLDSVKKWGLNTYKCTKQMISERFGRGSRTVDLELEAQIELLRDTKRKYESVLRLARALTDHFYNMVQTQQALGDTFADLSQKSPELRDEFGYNAETQKLLCHNGETLLGAINFFVCSINTLVNKTMEDTLMTIKMFENARLEFDAYRSDLEELSLGPRDAAAVARIDAAQRHYQVQKDKYERLRSDVCVKLKFLEENKVKVMHKQLLLFHNAISAYFAGNQQQLQQTLEHFNIKLKPPGADKPSWLEES from the exons ATGATGAGCAAAGCGGCCACCGTGGAGATCCCCATCAACAGCAACGGTGACATGAGCACGCTAGCGGAGGACGATAGCCTGGAGCAG GACCTGCAGCAGGTGATGGTATCGGGTCCGAACCTCAACGAGACCAGCATTGTGTCGGGCGGCTACGGCGGTTCGCCACAGGGCGTCGTCATCCCCACCGGATCCATCAAAG GCCCGGCCGTGCGCTACAATCCCGACTTTAACAAACGGATCCCGGTCGCAG GTTCTGGATCGTCCGCGGCGGATGAGGCCGCCCGAGGCGTGGCGGCGGAGAAGCTGGATAGCGTCAAGAAATGGGGTCTCAACACTTACAAG TGCACCAAGCAGATGATCTCGGAACGTTTTGGGCGCGGCTCGCGGACGGTGGACCTCGAGCTGGAGGCGCAGATCGAGCTACTGCGGGACACCAAGCGCAAATACGAGAGCGTGCTGAGACTGGCCCGAGCGCTGACCGATCATTTCTACAACATGGTGCAGACGCAGCAGGCGCTGGGCGACACCTTCGCCGACCTGAGTCAAAAGTCGCCGGAGCTTCGG GACGAGTTTGGCTACAACGCCGAAACGCAAAAGCTGCTGTGCCACAACGGCGAGACTCTGCTCGGCGCCATCAACTTCTTTGTGTGCAGCATCAACACCCTGGTCAACAAGACCATGGAGGACACGCTCATGACCATCAAGATGTTTGAAAATGCCAG GTTGGAATTCGACGCGTACCGCTCGGACCTGGAGGAGCTCAGCTTGGGGCCTCGGGATGCGGCGGCCGTGGCCCGCATAGACGCGGCGCAGCGGCACTACCAAGTCCAGAAAGACAAGTACGAACGACTGCGCTCGGACGTCTGCGTCAAACTCAAGTTCCTGGAGGAGAACAAG GTGAAGGTCATGCACAAGCAGCTGCTGCTCTTCCACAACGCCATCTCGGCGTACTTCGCCGGCAACCAACAGCAGCTGCAGCAAACGCTCGAGCACTTCAACATCAAGCTGAAGCCGCCCGGAGCCGACAAGCCGTCCTGGCTGGAGGAGTCGTGA
- the arfip2b gene encoding arfaptin-2b isoform X4, which yields MMSKAATVEIPINSNGDMSTLAEDDSLEQDLQQVMVSGPNLNETSIVSGGYGGSPQGVVIPTGSIKGSGSSAADEAARGVAAEKLDSVKKWGLNTYKCTKQMISERFGRGSRTVDLELEAQIELLRDTKRKYESVLRLARALTDHFYNMVQTQQALGDTFADLSQKSPELRDEFGYNAETQKLLCHNGETLLGAINFFVCSINTLVNKTMEDTLMTIKMFENARLEFDAYRSDLEELSLGPRDAAAVARIDAAQRHYQVQKDKYERLRSDVCVKLKFLEENKVKVMHKQLLLFHNAISAYFAGNQQQLQQTLEHFNIKLKPPGADKPSWLEES from the exons ATGATGAGCAAAGCGGCCACCGTGGAGATCCCCATCAACAGCAACGGTGACATGAGCACGCTAGCGGAGGACGATAGCCTGGAGCAG GACCTGCAGCAGGTGATGGTATCGGGTCCGAACCTCAACGAGACCAGCATTGTGTCGGGCGGCTACGGCGGTTCGCCACAGGGCGTCGTCATCCCCACCGGATCCATCAAAG GTTCTGGATCGTCCGCGGCGGATGAGGCCGCCCGAGGCGTGGCGGCGGAGAAGCTGGATAGCGTCAAGAAATGGGGTCTCAACACTTACAAG TGCACCAAGCAGATGATCTCGGAACGTTTTGGGCGCGGCTCGCGGACGGTGGACCTCGAGCTGGAGGCGCAGATCGAGCTACTGCGGGACACCAAGCGCAAATACGAGAGCGTGCTGAGACTGGCCCGAGCGCTGACCGATCATTTCTACAACATGGTGCAGACGCAGCAGGCGCTGGGCGACACCTTCGCCGACCTGAGTCAAAAGTCGCCGGAGCTTCGG GACGAGTTTGGCTACAACGCCGAAACGCAAAAGCTGCTGTGCCACAACGGCGAGACTCTGCTCGGCGCCATCAACTTCTTTGTGTGCAGCATCAACACCCTGGTCAACAAGACCATGGAGGACACGCTCATGACCATCAAGATGTTTGAAAATGCCAG GTTGGAATTCGACGCGTACCGCTCGGACCTGGAGGAGCTCAGCTTGGGGCCTCGGGATGCGGCGGCCGTGGCCCGCATAGACGCGGCGCAGCGGCACTACCAAGTCCAGAAAGACAAGTACGAACGACTGCGCTCGGACGTCTGCGTCAAACTCAAGTTCCTGGAGGAGAACAAG GTGAAGGTCATGCACAAGCAGCTGCTGCTCTTCCACAACGCCATCTCGGCGTACTTCGCCGGCAACCAACAGCAGCTGCAGCAAACGCTCGAGCACTTCAACATCAAGCTGAAGCCGCCCGGAGCCGACAAGCCGTCCTGGCTGGAGGAGTCGTGA